A region from the Acyrthosiphon pisum isolate AL4f chromosome A1, pea_aphid_22Mar2018_4r6ur, whole genome shotgun sequence genome encodes:
- the LOC100168652 gene encoding opsin-1, translating into MLNKIGSHYERQENWVAEGGFGNETVVDRVPADMMHLIDPSWYQFPPMESMWYKWLGVTIFFLGILSVVGNGMVIYIFTCTKNLRTPSNLLIVNLAFSDFCLMFTMCPAMVWNCFYETWMFGPFACELYAMFGSLFGVTSIWTMVFIALDRYNVIVKGLSAKPMTTKLALLQIFCIYLHGLFWTLTPFFGWSRYVPEANMTACGTDYLTLAWHSRSYVLVYAIFAYYLPLLVIIYAYYFIVKAVASHEKSMREQAKKMNVSSLRSGDQSNTSAEFKLAKVALMTISLWFMAWTPYMVINFAGIFQLMTIDPLFTIWGSVFAKANAVYNPIVYAISHPKYRLALDKKFPCLVCGKLEDDRSDSKSVASAQTTISEDKV; encoded by the exons ATGCTAAATAAAATCGGATCTCATTATGAACGGCAAGAGAACTGGGTTGCCGAAGGAGGTTTTGGAAATGAAACTGTGGTTGATCGAGTTCCAGCAGATATGATGCATCTGATCGATCCTTCTtg GTATCAATTTCCTCCAATGGAATCAATGTGGTACAAATGGTTGGGTGTTACTATTTTCTTCTTGGGAATTTTGTCGGTCGTGGGTAATGGAAtggtgatatatatatttacctgtACAAAAAATCTTAGAACGCCTTCCAACTTACTGATAGTTAACTTGGCGTTTTCTGATTTCTGTTTGATGTTCACCATGTGTCCTGCAATGGTTTGGAATTGTTTTTACGAGACATGGATGTTTG GACCTTTTGCTTGCGAGTTGTATGCTATGTTTGGATCACTATTTGGGGTCACATCAATATGGACAATGGTTTTTATAGCTTTAGATCGTTATAATGTAATAgtaaag GGATTATCTGCAAAACCTATGACAACCAAGTTAGcactattacaaatattttgtatatatctGCATGGTCTTTTCTGGACTTTAACCCCATTTTTTGGATGGAGccg ATATGTACCAGAAGCAAATATGACAGCATGTGGCACTGATTATTTAACTCTGGCATGGCACAGTCGTAGTTATGTTTTGGTATATGcaatatttgcatattatttaccattgtTGGTCATCATTTATGCATACTATTTCATTGTgaag gcAGTAGCATCACATGAGAAATCTATGAGAGAACaagcaaaaaaaatgaatgtgtcTTCTCTGAGATCCGGAGATCAGAGCAATACTAGTGCAGAATTTAAGCTGGCTAAAGTGGCTTTAATGACAATTTCACTATGGTTCATGGCTTGGACACCATATATGGTTATCAACTTTGCTggaatatttcaattaatgaCAATTGATCCATTATTTACAATCTGGGGATCGGTTTTCGCTAAAGCCAATGCTGTGTACAATCCAATAGTATATGCAATTAG tcatccGAAATATAGATTGGCATTAGATAAGAAGTTCCCATGTCTTGTATGTGGAAAATTAGAAGATGACAGGAGCGATTCAAAATCAGTAGCTTCTGCTCAAACAACTATATCCGAAGATAAAGTCTAA